From the genome of Mesorhizobium japonicum MAFF 303099, one region includes:
- a CDS encoding RibD family protein — MKPHIICHMLASLDGGLHPSRYTASPDGTRAEWSGLYEQIHGDLQGDGWIVGRVTMAEMSRAGAHPAAHTGKVERPHHFARRDAGTYAVALDASGKLHFAKPDVGGDHVVVLLGRDVADSHLAELAADGVSYIVSETAEIDLAAMLDVLGRELGIRRLLLEGGAGINGSFFAAGLVDELSLLVAPALDARAGNQGFVEFGESGLAGKMQLSLTSCETLAHGLIHLRYAVSPG, encoded by the coding sequence ATGAAGCCGCACATCATCTGCCATATGCTCGCCTCGCTCGACGGCGGCCTCCACCCCAGCCGCTACACCGCCAGCCCGGACGGGACCCGGGCCGAGTGGTCCGGCCTCTATGAGCAGATCCATGGCGATCTCCAGGGCGACGGCTGGATCGTCGGGCGTGTCACCATGGCCGAGATGAGCAGGGCCGGCGCGCACCCGGCGGCGCATACCGGCAAGGTCGAGCGGCCGCATCATTTCGCGCGACGCGATGCGGGCACCTATGCGGTGGCGCTCGATGCCTCCGGCAAACTCCACTTCGCCAAGCCCGATGTCGGCGGCGACCATGTCGTGGTGCTGCTCGGGCGGGACGTCGCCGACAGCCATCTGGCCGAGCTCGCCGCCGACGGCGTGTCCTACATCGTGTCGGAAACGGCCGAGATCGATCTCGCCGCCATGCTCGACGTGCTCGGGCGGGAGCTCGGAATCCGCCGGCTGCTGCTCGAAGGCGGCGCCGGCATCAACGGCTCCTTCTTCGCGGCGGGACTTGTCGATGAACTCAGCCTTCTGGTCGCGCCCGCGCTCGATGCACGGGCGGGAAACCAGGGCTTTGTCGAGTTCGGCGAAAGCGGCCTCGCCGGCAAGATGCAGCTGTCGCTGACAAGCTGCGAAACACTGGCGCATGGGCTCATCCACTTGCGCTACGCCGTCAGCCCTGGCTGA
- a CDS encoding SDR family oxidoreductase has product MRIFLTGATGFIGSALVPELIQAGHQVIGVTRSDAGAEALAAAGAEVHRGTLEDPTSLRSGAAEADAVIHTAFDHDFSRFAENCEKDKRVIAALGQALAGSDRPLVITSGVGMGSPGHGQLAVEDVFNASHPNPRIASELAGNALLEAGINLSVVRLPQVHNPVKQGLISPLIEIARDKGVSAYVGEGRNRYSAGHLSDAARLYRLAVEKRQPGARYHAVGEEGVEVRAIAEALGRGLKLPVVSIAPEQAAQHFGWMGMFAPMDLPASSALTQARLGWHPTGPTLIADLDAMRY; this is encoded by the coding sequence ATGCGTATCTTTTTGACCGGCGCCACCGGCTTCATCGGCTCGGCGCTCGTTCCCGAACTCATCCAGGCCGGCCATCAGGTGATCGGCGTCACCCGCTCCGATGCCGGCGCCGAGGCGCTGGCGGCCGCGGGCGCCGAAGTGCATCGCGGAACCCTTGAGGATCCGACAAGCCTGCGCAGCGGCGCGGCCGAAGCGGACGCCGTGATCCACACCGCCTTCGACCATGATTTCTCGCGCTTTGCCGAGAACTGCGAAAAGGACAAGCGCGTGATCGCGGCACTCGGCCAGGCATTGGCCGGATCCGACCGGCCGCTGGTGATCACGTCGGGCGTCGGCATGGGCAGCCCCGGACATGGCCAACTGGCGGTCGAGGACGTCTTCAACGCCAGCCATCCCAATCCGCGCATCGCCTCGGAACTCGCCGGCAATGCCTTGCTGGAGGCCGGCATCAATTTGTCGGTCGTGCGGCTGCCGCAGGTGCACAATCCGGTCAAGCAGGGGCTGATCTCGCCGCTGATCGAGATCGCGCGCGACAAGGGCGTCTCGGCCTATGTCGGCGAAGGCCGCAATCGCTATTCGGCGGGGCATCTCTCCGACGCCGCGCGGCTCTACCGGCTTGCCGTGGAAAAGCGCCAGCCGGGCGCGCGCTACCATGCGGTCGGCGAGGAAGGCGTCGAGGTGCGCGCCATCGCCGAGGCGCTTGGCCGGGGCCTCAAATTGCCGGTCGTCTCCATCGCGCCGGAACAGGCGGCGCAGCACTTCGGCTGGATGGGAATGTTTGCCCCGATGGACCTGCCGGCCTCAAGCGCGCTGACCCAGGCGCGGCTCGGCTGGCATCCGACCGGCCCGACGCTGATCGCCGATCTCGACGCCATGCGCTATTGA
- a CDS encoding helix-turn-helix transcriptional regulator has protein sequence MANRMPTPGSLAAFLKDRRTRLDPASFGFSGRRRTPGLRREEVAQRANISPTWYTWLEQGRGGAPSADVLNRIAKGLLLTEAEREHLFMLGLGRPPEVRYRGDEGVSPRLQRLIDTLEASPALVKTATWDVVAWNRAAEIVLTDYGTIPAGRRNILRFMFLTPHIRAKQHDWENLARFVVGAFRADAARAGAVSEVTQLVDELCSGSAEFATLWQENDVLAHGDGTKRLKHPELGDIELEYSSFAVDGRPDLNLTVYNPVDSEVADRIRSLAKRLR, from the coding sequence ATGGCTAACAGGATGCCCACCCCAGGTTCACTCGCAGCCTTCCTGAAAGACCGGCGCACCCGGCTCGACCCCGCCTCGTTCGGCTTTTCCGGGCGCCGGCGCACGCCCGGGTTGCGCCGCGAAGAAGTCGCCCAGCGCGCCAACATCAGCCCGACCTGGTACACATGGCTGGAACAGGGCCGTGGCGGCGCGCCCTCGGCCGATGTGCTGAACCGCATCGCCAAGGGGCTGCTTTTGACCGAGGCGGAGCGCGAACATCTCTTCATGCTGGGGCTCGGACGCCCGCCCGAGGTCCGCTACCGGGGCGACGAAGGCGTCAGCCCCCGGCTGCAGCGCCTCATCGACACGCTCGAGGCCAGCCCCGCTCTGGTCAAGACCGCCACCTGGGATGTCGTCGCCTGGAACCGCGCCGCCGAGATCGTGCTGACCGACTACGGCACTATCCCAGCCGGCCGGCGCAACATATTGCGCTTCATGTTCCTCACGCCCCACATCCGCGCCAAGCAGCATGATTGGGAAAACCTTGCCCGTTTCGTCGTCGGCGCTTTCCGGGCCGATGCGGCGCGCGCCGGCGCGGTCTCCGAGGTCACCCAGCTGGTGGACGAACTGTGCAGCGGCAGCGCCGAATTCGCCACGCTGTGGCAGGAGAACGACGTGCTCGCCCATGGCGACGGAACAAAGCGCCTGAAGCACCCGGAACTGGGTGACATCGAGCTGGAATATTCGTCCTTCGCCGTCGACGGCCGGCCGGATTTGAACCTGACCGTCTACAACCCGGTCGACAGCGAGGTCGCCGACCGCATCCGCTCGCTGGCCAAGCGCCTGAGGTAA
- a CDS encoding SRPBCC family protein, with translation MTGSPDSAPIVKTVAIDAAPAEVWHMLTMPAMIPQWMSDEGLTVSLEGHAGGAVVIRGLLHGMAFENRGIVRAFQPERVFSYSYWSTLSASRLADVPENHTRVSFALTAANGGTLLTLTLSDFAEPAIRPHANLYWGPTLQILKAVCERR, from the coding sequence GTGACGGGTTCTCCAGACTCCGCGCCGATCGTCAAGACCGTAGCCATCGATGCAGCGCCGGCTGAGGTCTGGCACATGCTGACGATGCCCGCGATGATCCCGCAATGGATGTCCGACGAGGGACTGACCGTCAGCCTGGAGGGGCATGCCGGCGGCGCGGTCGTGATACGCGGGCTGCTGCATGGCATGGCGTTCGAGAACCGTGGCATTGTCCGCGCGTTCCAGCCGGAGCGGGTGTTCTCCTACAGTTACTGGAGCACGCTGTCGGCCTCGCGCCTGGCGGACGTGCCCGAGAACCACACGCGGGTCAGTTTCGCCCTGACTGCAGCGAATGGGGGAACGCTGCTGACGCTGACGCTCAGCGACTTCGCCGAACCGGCGATCCGTCCGCATGCCAATCTCTATTGGGGGCCGACCTTGCAGATCCTGAAGGCGGTGTGCGAGCGGCGTTGA
- the blh gene encoding bifunctional sulfur transferase/dioxygenase Blh, with the protein MTMIRVNDVLSVGPQPSISEIRSLAGHGFAGMINARPDGEEASQPGNAAEREAAGHADVPYTFIPVTMPTITEADVRAFQRAMADAGGPVFAHCKTGTRALTLYALGEALDGRMSSQDMAALGQKLGIDLSAASRWFEAHRQLRPDVKGFFDPRTGSVQYVVSDPDTRKCAIVDPVLDFDEKSGATTTRNADAMLSYIAENGLSVEWILDTHPHADHFSAAQYLKEKTGAPTAIGAPVVDVQRLWRGIYNWPELRVDGSQWDRLFSDGDTFKVGSMAARVMFSPGHTLASITYVIGNAAFVHDTIFMPDSGTARADFPGGDARVLWKSIQKILDLPDETRLFTGHDYQPGGRAPKWESTVGEQKRANAHLAGVNEEAFAGLRVARDRTLPMPKLILHALQVNIQAGRLPEPEPNGTRYLKFPLDALQGAVW; encoded by the coding sequence ATGACCATGATCCGTGTAAATGACGTGCTGAGCGTCGGTCCTCAGCCCTCGATCTCCGAAATCCGGTCGCTTGCCGGCCATGGGTTTGCGGGAATGATCAACGCTCGACCTGACGGCGAAGAGGCTTCCCAGCCCGGAAACGCCGCCGAGCGGGAGGCGGCTGGTCATGCCGATGTTCCCTACACCTTCATACCCGTGACGATGCCAACCATCACCGAGGCGGACGTGCGGGCCTTCCAGAGGGCCATGGCCGATGCCGGCGGCCCGGTCTTTGCTCATTGCAAGACCGGCACGCGTGCCCTGACCCTGTATGCACTGGGCGAGGCGCTCGACGGCCGTATGTCATCCCAGGATATGGCGGCCCTCGGACAGAAGCTCGGCATCGACCTGTCGGCGGCGTCGCGATGGTTCGAAGCGCACAGGCAACTGCGACCGGACGTGAAGGGGTTCTTCGATCCCCGGACAGGAAGCGTGCAATATGTGGTTTCGGACCCGGACACCCGAAAATGCGCCATTGTCGATCCGGTTCTTGATTTCGACGAGAAGTCAGGAGCGACCACGACGCGCAACGCCGACGCGATGCTTTCCTACATTGCCGAGAACGGGTTGAGCGTCGAATGGATTCTCGACACCCATCCTCATGCCGACCATTTTTCGGCCGCGCAGTATCTGAAGGAGAAGACGGGCGCCCCCACCGCGATCGGGGCACCGGTGGTCGATGTCCAGCGCCTGTGGCGCGGCATCTACAACTGGCCCGAACTTCGCGTCGACGGCTCGCAGTGGGACAGGCTGTTCTCGGATGGCGACACTTTCAAGGTCGGTTCCATGGCGGCGCGCGTGATGTTTTCGCCCGGTCACACCCTGGCGTCGATCACCTACGTGATCGGCAATGCGGCCTTTGTTCACGACACCATCTTCATGCCTGACAGCGGCACGGCCCGTGCCGATTTTCCCGGTGGTGACGCTCGCGTCCTGTGGAAATCGATCCAGAAGATCCTGGACCTTCCGGACGAAACCCGCCTGTTTACAGGCCATGATTACCAGCCGGGTGGACGCGCGCCGAAATGGGAAAGCACGGTCGGCGAACAGAAGCGCGCCAATGCACATCTGGCCGGCGTGAACGAAGAGGCCTTTGCCGGATTGCGAGTGGCGCGTGACCGAACGCTGCCAATGCCGAAACTCATCTTGCATGCCTTGCAGGTCAACATCCAGGCGGGGCGTCTGCCCGAGCCGGAGCCGAACGGCACGCGCTATCTGAAATTTCCCCTCGACGCATTGCAAGGAGCAGTGTGGTGA
- the bigR gene encoding sulfite-sensing transcriptional repressor BigR: MSPAAMESRAGEVAALLKTLAHPMRLMLVCTLVEGEYSVSQLEETLDIHQPNLSQQLTVLRDANIVETRRDGKQIFYRLTAEKAAQLVAALYTIFCAEGRP, translated from the coding sequence ATGTCGCCCGCCGCCATGGAATCGCGCGCGGGCGAAGTGGCGGCCTTGTTGAAGACACTGGCGCATCCAATGCGGCTGATGCTCGTCTGCACCCTTGTCGAAGGCGAGTATTCGGTCAGCCAGCTGGAAGAAACGCTCGACATCCACCAACCGAACCTTTCCCAGCAACTGACGGTGTTGCGCGACGCCAACATTGTGGAAACGCGGCGAGACGGAAAACAGATCTTCTACCGGCTGACCGCCGAGAAGGCCGCTCAACTGGTTGCAGCGCTTTACACGATCTTTTGTGCGGAAGGCCGGCCATGA
- a CDS encoding YeeE/YedE family protein gives MTSYLVSLLGGALIGLSSVILLILNGRIAGVSGIVGRAVQGIGVWTNGAFVAGLLLGPVVYFAAFHHWPTVTVTASLPLVMLAGLLVGFGSRMGSGCTSGHGVMGLARLSPRSIAAVLTFLASGIVAVAFLRGAVL, from the coding sequence ATGACCTCTTATCTCGTATCCCTTCTTGGTGGAGCCCTTATCGGTCTTTCATCGGTCATCCTGCTGATCCTGAACGGCAGGATCGCCGGCGTAAGCGGGATTGTCGGCAGGGCGGTCCAGGGCATCGGTGTCTGGACAAACGGTGCCTTCGTCGCCGGATTGCTGCTTGGCCCGGTGGTGTACTTCGCGGCCTTTCATCATTGGCCTACCGTGACGGTGACGGCGTCGCTCCCATTGGTGATGCTTGCGGGATTGCTGGTCGGCTTCGGATCCCGAATGGGTTCGGGTTGCACCAGCGGTCATGGCGTCATGGGGCTGGCCCGGCTATCGCCACGTTCGATCGCCGCGGTCCTGACATTCCTTGCGAGCGGCATCGTGGCTGTCGCGTTTCTTCGCGGAGCAGTCCTGTGA
- a CDS encoding DUF6691 family protein: MRHTKLQPVAALAAGTLFGLGLALSGMLDPVRVQGFLDVFGAWDPSLAFVLGGAVAVAMGGMAWLRRMSRPLLADRFHLPMKSRIDARLIVGSAIFGLGWGLGGFCPGPALASLSLGLMPTLVFVAFMLAGMVAHDRFFVGRPS; encoded by the coding sequence GTGAGACACACCAAACTACAGCCTGTTGCCGCCCTGGCCGCGGGCACCCTTTTCGGGCTTGGTCTGGCGCTGTCGGGCATGCTCGATCCTGTGCGCGTCCAGGGCTTTCTCGACGTCTTTGGCGCGTGGGATCCGAGCCTGGCCTTTGTGCTGGGCGGTGCCGTCGCGGTTGCGATGGGAGGCATGGCCTGGCTCCGGCGGATGTCGCGACCGCTGCTGGCGGATCGCTTCCATTTGCCAATGAAGTCGCGGATCGACGCCCGTCTGATCGTCGGCTCGGCGATCTTCGGCCTGGGATGGGGCCTGGGCGGGTTTTGCCCCGGCCCGGCGCTGGCTTCGCTGTCGCTTGGGCTGATGCCAACCCTGGTCTTCGTGGCCTTTATGCTGGCGGGCATGGTTGCCCATGACCGCTTCTTCGTCGGGCGGCCATCGTGA
- a CDS encoding sulfite exporter TauE/SafE family protein has protein sequence MSATLFAALGSGGLVGFTLGLVGGGGSILATPLLLYVVGVAQPHIAIGTGALAVAANAFANFGSHALKGHVWWRCALVFAALGSVGALAGSTLGKSIDGAHLLFLFGLLMLVVGGLMVLPRRSTSTTARPVDARMCAMTAAVAIVAGAASGFFGIGGGFLIVPGLILATGMPTINAIGTSLLAVAAFGLATAFNYALSGMVEWQLAGEFIVGGIGGGLIGMLAATRLASYKNVLNRIFAALIFVVAGYVLYRSIGAFTLG, from the coding sequence GTGAGCGCTACTTTGTTTGCCGCCCTGGGCTCTGGTGGCCTGGTCGGATTCACCCTTGGACTTGTCGGCGGCGGCGGATCGATCCTTGCCACGCCGCTCCTGCTCTATGTCGTCGGCGTCGCCCAACCCCACATTGCCATCGGCACAGGCGCGCTTGCGGTGGCCGCCAACGCATTCGCGAACTTTGGCAGCCATGCCTTGAAGGGTCACGTCTGGTGGCGCTGCGCGCTTGTGTTCGCAGCATTGGGTTCCGTGGGGGCTCTGGCGGGATCGACGCTTGGAAAGTCAATCGACGGGGCGCATCTGCTTTTCTTGTTCGGGCTGCTGATGCTGGTGGTTGGCGGTTTGATGGTCCTTCCCAGGCGTAGCACTTCGACCACGGCCCGGCCCGTCGACGCCAGAATGTGCGCGATGACCGCCGCGGTCGCCATCGTCGCCGGCGCGGCCTCCGGCTTCTTCGGCATCGGTGGCGGCTTCCTCATCGTTCCCGGGCTGATCCTGGCCACCGGAATGCCGACAATCAATGCGATAGGCACGTCCCTGCTTGCCGTCGCGGCCTTCGGTCTCGCCACGGCCTTCAACTACGCGCTATCGGGAATGGTTGAATGGCAGTTGGCCGGCGAATTCATCGTTGGCGGCATTGGCGGGGGCTTGATCGGCATGCTGGCGGCGACCCGCCTGGCATCCTACAAGAACGTGCTCAACCGCATCTTTGCCGCACTGATCTTTGTCGTTGCGGGCTATGTCCTCTACCGCAGCATCGGCGCGTTCACTTTGGGGTAG
- a CDS encoding class I SAM-dependent methyltransferase has protein sequence MRLRPARLDDGFRCPGYQNLWGAPPLVRRADFADRHHFDPPSATKALPLSACQSKLPNSAILERPPMTGMFPATSMPDRDWWEALWPDPSGLLLSLGVEPGMTALDLCCGDGYFTAPLAKIVSGRVYALDLDPEMIVAAKAEVKQLGVSVLKWIVADASEVAELIPEKIDFALIANTFHGVPDQPALVKAVARTLKPRGLFALVNWHRLPREQTTVLGQPRGPRTEMRMSPEAVAAVLEATGFRLLRMVDLPPYHYGAVFEHKG, from the coding sequence ATGCGGCTGCGCCCGGCGCGGCTGGATGACGGTTTCCGGTGCCCCGGCTATCAGAACTTATGGGGGGCGCCGCCTTTGGTGCGCCGGGCAGATTTCGCTGACCGCCATCACTTCGATCCGCCGTCGGCAACGAAAGCGTTGCCTTTGTCGGCCTGCCAGTCAAAGCTGCCCAACAGCGCAATTCTAGAGCGTCCGCCCATGACTGGAATGTTTCCCGCCACCTCCATGCCTGACCGCGATTGGTGGGAGGCGCTTTGGCCGGACCCGTCGGGCCTCTTGCTGTCGTTGGGCGTTGAGCCGGGCATGACAGCTCTGGACCTGTGCTGTGGCGATGGCTATTTCACCGCTCCGCTTGCGAAAATCGTCAGTGGCCGCGTCTATGCGCTCGACCTCGACCCGGAAATGATCGTGGCGGCCAAGGCCGAGGTGAAGCAGCTCGGCGTTTCGGTCCTCAAGTGGATTGTCGCGGACGCCAGCGAAGTCGCGGAACTGATCCCCGAAAAAATCGATTTTGCCCTGATCGCCAATACGTTCCACGGAGTGCCCGATCAGCCGGCCCTCGTCAAAGCGGTCGCCCGTACGCTTAAGCCGCGCGGTCTGTTTGCGCTTGTCAATTGGCATCGGCTGCCGCGAGAGCAGACGACCGTGCTTGGTCAGCCGCGCGGCCCCAGGACGGAGATGCGCATGTCACCCGAAGCGGTGGCGGCGGTTCTGGAGGCTACTGGTTTCCGGCTTCTGCGAATGGTCGATTTGCCGCCGTATCACTACGGGGCGGTGTTCGAACACAAGGGATGA
- the arsK gene encoding arsenite efflux MFS transporter ArsK: MSDARIPASAIWALGTTQIVGYGTLYYSYSILAPAVAAELAWSQQWVFAVLSVSLLASAILAPFAGSLADRVGAGRLMVPGSLAAAGALLLCALAPGRAGFALGVLAMELASCFVLYSTAFVAIVQLGGARRGITHLTLIAGFASTLFWPLTTLLHQHLGWREVLILFAALNAFVCLPIHWWLARLSGSIGKARERIVPVTAGLSGPVPGGRWSLLFVLVLAGFAIEGFMLSAVLVQMVPLLTLVGLGGASVLVASLFGPSQVASRLVNMLFGRGLSQTSLALGATAGLAGGLAVLLMVAPSVPGAMLFAVLFGFGSGLMSIVGGTLPLELFGHERYGSYVGWITAARQFSSAFAPFGLTLMISGFGVFPALWLNVMVGLFGIAAFAAVALISRQSRKGEESGMADAAAPGAAG, encoded by the coding sequence GTGAGCGACGCCAGGATCCCCGCCTCCGCCATCTGGGCGCTGGGCACCACGCAGATCGTCGGCTACGGCACGCTCTACTACAGCTACAGCATCCTGGCGCCGGCGGTGGCGGCGGAACTCGCCTGGTCGCAGCAATGGGTGTTCGCCGTGCTGTCGGTGTCGCTGCTGGCAAGCGCTATACTGGCGCCGTTCGCCGGCAGCCTGGCGGACCGGGTCGGGGCCGGGCGTCTGATGGTGCCGGGATCGCTGGCGGCGGCAGGCGCGTTGCTGTTGTGCGCGCTGGCGCCGGGGCGCGCCGGCTTTGCGCTCGGCGTGCTGGCCATGGAACTCGCCTCCTGCTTCGTGCTCTACAGCACCGCCTTCGTCGCCATCGTGCAACTTGGTGGCGCGCGGCGCGGCATTACCCATCTCACCTTGATCGCCGGCTTCGCCTCGACGCTGTTCTGGCCACTGACGACGCTGCTGCATCAGCATCTTGGCTGGCGGGAGGTGCTCATTCTCTTTGCCGCGCTCAACGCCTTTGTCTGCCTGCCGATCCATTGGTGGCTGGCTCGTCTTTCGGGCAGCATCGGCAAGGCGCGGGAGCGGATCGTCCCGGTTACGGCGGGCCTGTCCGGGCCGGTGCCCGGCGGGCGATGGTCGCTGCTGTTCGTCCTGGTGCTGGCCGGCTTTGCCATAGAGGGCTTCATGCTTTCGGCTGTTCTCGTGCAGATGGTGCCGCTGCTCACTCTGGTCGGCCTCGGTGGCGCCTCGGTGCTGGTCGCCAGCCTGTTTGGCCCATCGCAAGTGGCGAGCCGGCTGGTGAACATGCTGTTCGGCCGCGGCCTGTCGCAGACATCGCTGGCGCTCGGCGCGACGGCCGGACTGGCCGGCGGCCTTGCGGTGCTGCTCATGGTGGCGCCCTCCGTTCCCGGCGCCATGCTGTTCGCCGTGCTTTTCGGCTTCGGCTCGGGCCTGATGAGCATTGTCGGCGGCACGCTGCCGCTCGAATTGTTCGGCCATGAACGCTACGGCTCCTATGTCGGCTGGATCACCGCGGCGCGCCAGTTCAGTTCCGCCTTCGCCCCGTTCGGCCTGACGCTGATGATATCGGGCTTCGGCGTTTTCCCGGCCCTGTGGCTCAACGTCATGGTCGGCCTGTTCGGCATCGCGGCCTTCGCCGCCGTCGCGTTGATCAGCCGGCAATCGCGCAAGGGTGAGGAGAGCGGCATGGCCGATGCGGCTGCGCCCGGCGCGGCTGGATGA
- a CDS encoding NAD(P)-binding protein, which translates to MVLQDDLPIAVIGAGPVGLAAAVHLMTRGLPVKLYEAGDGVAANLRDWGHVRVFTPWRYCVDEAARRLLEAHGWRMPDAEAFPTADELVAHYLEPLANLPELAPAIETKARVVAISRWGADKVRGSERGTRPFMLVVETANGTRRDSARAVIDASGTWRTPNPLGAGGIAAEGEAESADRIAYGIPDILGRDRALYAGRTTLVAGSGHSAANALLDLARLAETEPRTAFIWAVRGTDLVRIYGGGDADQLPARGELGADVRELAESGRVQLVTGFATLAIRERDGRLIVEGQGQEGLAQLGPVDRIIAATGQRPDLSLTRELRLDLDPWLESVKALGPLIDPNEHSCGDVPPHGHRELSHPEPGFYTVGIKSYGRAPTFLLLTGYEQVRSVAAALAGDMAAADAVQLVLPETGVCTVPAGRASQGCCGGPAPAAIDACCVADADAKAVGKSGCGCAGKMEAAE; encoded by the coding sequence ATGGTCCTGCAAGACGATCTGCCCATCGCCGTCATCGGCGCCGGCCCGGTTGGCCTCGCCGCCGCTGTTCATCTCATGACCCGGGGCCTGCCGGTGAAGCTCTATGAAGCCGGCGACGGTGTCGCGGCCAATCTGCGGGATTGGGGCCATGTGCGGGTGTTCACGCCCTGGCGCTATTGCGTCGACGAGGCGGCGAGGAGACTGCTCGAAGCCCATGGCTGGCGGATGCCTGACGCGGAAGCCTTTCCCACCGCCGATGAACTCGTGGCGCACTATCTCGAGCCGCTCGCCAACCTGCCGGAACTGGCGCCGGCCATCGAAACCAAGGCGCGTGTCGTTGCCATATCGCGCTGGGGCGCCGACAAGGTGCGCGGCAGTGAGCGCGGGACGCGGCCCTTCATGCTCGTGGTCGAGACCGCCAATGGGACAAGGCGCGACAGTGCCCGCGCGGTCATCGACGCCTCGGGGACATGGCGCACGCCCAACCCGCTCGGCGCCGGTGGCATCGCGGCGGAAGGCGAGGCGGAGTCTGCCGACCGCATCGCCTATGGCATCCCCGACATTCTTGGCCGCGACCGCGCGCTTTATGCCGGCCGCACGACGCTGGTCGCGGGTTCCGGCCATTCGGCGGCCAATGCCTTGCTCGACCTTGCCAGGCTGGCGGAGACCGAACCCCGCACCGCCTTCATCTGGGCGGTGCGCGGAACCGACCTCGTGCGCATCTATGGCGGCGGCGACGCCGACCAATTGCCGGCGCGCGGCGAACTCGGCGCCGATGTGCGCGAGCTCGCCGAAAGCGGCCGCGTCCAACTGGTGACCGGCTTTGCCACGCTTGCGATCCGCGAGCGTGACGGAAGGCTGATCGTCGAGGGGCAGGGCCAGGAGGGTTTGGCTCAACTCGGCCCCGTCGACCGCATCATCGCCGCGACCGGGCAGCGCCCGGACCTGTCGCTGACCCGGGAGCTCAGGCTCGATCTCGACCCATGGCTGGAGAGCGTCAAGGCGCTCGGTCCGCTCATCGATCCCAACGAGCATTCCTGCGGCGACGTGCCACCGCACGGCCACCGCGAACTCAGCCATCCGGAGCCCGGCTTCTACACGGTCGGCATCAAGAGCTATGGCCGCGCGCCGACCTTCCTGCTGTTGACCGGCTACGAACAGGTCCGCTCGGTCGCGGCGGCGCTCGCCGGCGACATGGCGGCGGCCGACGCGGTGCAACTGGTGCTGCCCGAAACCGGCGTCTGCACGGTGCCGGCGGGGCGTGCGTCGCAGGGCTGTTGCGGCGGGCCGGCGCCGGCGGCGATCGATGCCTGCTGCGTGGCGGATGCCGACGCCAAGGCCGTCGGCAAAAGCGGTTGCGGCTGTGCCGGCAAGATGGAAGCCGCCGAGTGA
- a CDS encoding ArsR/SmtB family transcription factor, whose protein sequence is MKLEQAAKQLEALGNPTRLNLYRILVRAGEAGRPVGFLQESLGIAASTLSHHLHRLILTGLVSQERQATTLICRANYPMMNDLIGFLADECCADAACNPAAGDAAA, encoded by the coding sequence ATGAAACTCGAACAAGCGGCGAAGCAATTGGAGGCGCTCGGCAATCCGACGCGCTTGAACCTTTATCGTATCCTGGTTCGGGCCGGCGAGGCTGGCCGGCCGGTCGGCTTCCTGCAAGAGAGCCTCGGCATCGCCGCCTCGACGCTGTCGCACCATCTGCACCGGCTGATCCTGACCGGGCTGGTCAGCCAGGAGCGGCAGGCGACGACGCTGATCTGCCGCGCCAACTATCCGATGATGAACGATCTGATCGGCTTCCTGGCCGACGAATGCTGCGCCGATGCCGCCTGCAATCCGGCAGCGGGTGACGCGGCCGCCTGA
- the arsC gene encoding arsenate reductase (glutaredoxin) (This arsenate reductase requires both glutathione and glutaredoxin to convert arsenate to arsenite, after which the efflux transporter formed by ArsA and ArsB can extrude the arsenite from the cell, providing resistance.), producing MTITIYHNPDCGTSRNTLAIIRQSGEEPQVIEYLKTPPSRARLVELLEAMAMTPRQLLREKGTPYAELGLGDPKWSDDEILDFMLAHPILINRPIVVTPLGVVLARPSEAVLDILPNPDIGPFTKEDGEVVVDASGKRVV from the coding sequence ATGACCATCACCATCTATCACAACCCCGATTGCGGCACGTCGCGCAACACGCTGGCGATCATCCGCCAATCCGGCGAGGAGCCGCAGGTGATCGAATATCTGAAGACGCCGCCGTCGCGCGCCAGGCTCGTCGAATTGCTCGAGGCGATGGCGATGACGCCGCGCCAATTGCTGCGCGAGAAGGGCACGCCCTATGCGGAGCTCGGCCTTGGCGATCCCAAATGGAGCGACGACGAGATCCTCGATTTCATGCTGGCGCATCCGATCCTGATCAACCGGCCGATCGTGGTAACGCCGCTCGGCGTCGTGCTGGCCCGGCCGTCCGAAGCGGTGCTCGATATCCTGCCCAATCCCGACATCGGCCCGTTCACCAAGGAGGACGGCGAAGTCGTCGTCGACGCAAGCGGCAAGCGGGTCGTCTGA